The genomic window gtcccccagagagagagagagacagacagagagagagaggcagagagagagagagagacagagacagagagagaggcagagagagagagagagagagagagagacagagagagagaggcagagagagagagaggcagagagagagagagagagagaggcagagagagagagagagagagagagacacagagagaggcagagagagagagagagcagagagagagagagagaggagagagagacagagagcagagagagagagagagcagagagagacagagagagaggcagagagagagagagacacagagagagaggcagagagagagagcagagagagagagagagagcagagacagagagacacagagagagaggcagagagagacacagagagagaggcagagagagagagcagagagagagagagagagagagagagagcagagagagagagcagcagagagagagaggcagagagagagacagagagagagacagagacagagagagagagaggcagagagagagcagagagagaggcagagagagagagagagagagagagagaggcagagagagaggcagagagagagagagagaggcagagagagaggcagagagagagaggcagagagagagaggagagagagagagagagagagagagagagagagagagagagagagagacagagacagagagagagagcagagagagacagagagacagagagagagacaggagagagagagagagagagagagagcagagagagacagagagacagagagagacagagagagacagagagagacagagagagaggcagagagagacagagagagacagagagagagaggagagcagagagagagagagagagagagagagagagagagcgagagagagagacagagagaggagagagacagagagagcgagagagacagagagagagagagagacagagagagcagagagcagagagagacagagagagcgagagagacagagagagagagagagacagagagagacagagagagagagagagagacagagagagagagagacagagagagcgagagagacagagagagcgagagagacagagagagagagagagacagagagagagagagagacagagagagagagagagagagcagagagagagagacagagagagagcgagagagacagagagagagagagagacagagagagacagagagagcagagagagacagagagagcgagagagacagagagagcagagagagacagagagagcgagagagacagagagagagcgagagagacagagagagagcgagagagagagagagagagcgagagagacagagagagcgagagagacagagagagcgagagagacagagagagcgagagagcgagagagagagacagagagagagcgagagagacagagagagagagagagaggagagagacagagagagagagagagggaggcagagagagagaggcatgcgtatGTCAGTACGTGTGGTTGAGTTGTCAGATATACAAGTCAATATGTGAGTAGTAAACTCACCATGATGGTGGCTGTAGCAGTACcatgttcccctcctccccaacATTAGGACACCTGGTCTCCTAGTAAACTCACCATGATGGTGGCTGTAGCAGTACcatgttcccctcctccccaacATTAGGACACCTGGTCTCCTAGTAAACTCACCATGATGGTGGCTGTAGCAGTACcatgttcccctcctccccaacATTAGGACACCTGGCCTCCTAGTAAACTCACCATGATGGTGGCTGTAGCAGTACcatgttcccctcctccccaacATTAGGACACCTGGTCTCCTAGTAAACTCACCATGATGGTGGCTGTAGCAGTACcatgttcccctcctccccaacATTAGGACACCTGGTCTCCTAGTAAACTCACCATGATGGTGGCTGTAGCAGTACcatgttcccctcctccccaacATTAGGACACCTGGTCTCCTAGTAAACTCACCATGATGGTGGCTGTAGCAGTACcatgttcccctcctccccaacATTAGGACACCTGGCCTCCTAGTAAACTCACCATGATGGTGGCTGTAGCAGTACcatgttcccctcctccccaacATTAGGACACCTGGCCTCCTAGTAAACTCACCATGATGGTGGCTGTAGCAGTACcatgttcccctcctccccaacATTAGGACACCTGGTCTCCTAGTAAACTCACCATGATGGTGGCTGTAGCAGTACcatgttcccctcctccccaacATTAGGACACCTGGTCTCCTAGTAAACTCACCATGATGGTGGCTGTAGCAGTACcatgttcccctcctccccaacATTAGGACACCTGGTCTCCTAGTAAACTCACCATGATGGTGGCTGTAGCAGTACcatgttcccctcctccccaacATTAGGACACCTGGTCTCCTAGTAAACTCACCATGATGGTGGCTGTAGCAGTACcatgttcccctcctccccaacATTAGGACACTAGTAAACTCACCATGATGGTGGCTGTAGCAGTACcatgttcccctcctccccaacATTAGGACACCTGGTCTCCTAGTAAACTCACCATGATGGTGGCTGTAGCAGTACcatgttcccctcctccccaacATTAGGACACCTGGTCTCCTAGTAAACTCACCATGATGGTGGCTGTAGCAGTACcatgttcccctcctccccaacATTAGGACACCTGGTCTCCTAGTAAACTCACCATGATGGTGGCTGTAGCAGTACcatgttcccctcctccccaacACTCTCCAATGTTAGGACACCTGGCCTCCTCACACACCTAAACAACACGAGAACGAAACATATGAAATGGTTCTCTAGTTTTGATTGGGTTACCatgttccacacacacaccccacacacggACACCtggtcacacacgcacacactcaccaACTGATGCAGGTGGCTCTCAGGTGTTCTTCAGCTTGTTGTAGTTCCCAATAGGAATCTCTGTCTTCAGCCACGGGGAAGTCTCAGCCTATCACAACAGTCAATTGGTTTCAGCcatgacaacacaacaccatTGGTTTCAGCCTATCACAACAGTCGCATTGGTTTCAGCCTATCACAACAGTCCATTGGTTTCAGCCTATCACAACTCACATTGGTATCACAACAGTCACATTTCAGCCTATCACAACAGTCACATTGGTTTCAGCCTATCACAACAGTCACATTGGTTTCAGCCTATCACAACAGTCACATTGGTTTCAGCCTATCACAACAGTCACATTGGTTTCAGCCTATCACAACAGTCACATTGGTTTCAGCCTATCACAACAGTCACATTGGTCTCCCTATCACAACAGTCACATTGGTTTCAGCCTATCACAACAGTCCATTGGTCTCAGCCTATACAACAGTCACATTGGATGGTCCTGTGTTCAACAGACTCAAGGGTTTTAtttcacatggaataaacaaacatacagtcaataacacaatagaaaaagtctatatacagtgagtgcaaatgtagtaagattagggaggtaaggtaataaataggccaatagtggcgaagtaattacaatatagcaattaaacactggaatggtagatgtgcagaagatgaatgtgcaggtagagatactggggtgcaaaggagcaagataaataaataccaatatggggatgaggtagttagatgggctatttatagatgggctatgtacaggttctgtgagctgctctgacagctggtgagggagatgtgagtctccggCTTCAGTGATTTtagcagtttgttccagtcatcggcagcagagaactggaaggaaaggcgaccaaagtaggaattggctttggggagtgaccagtgagatatacctgctggagcgcgtgctacgggtgggtgctgctatggtgaccagcgagctgagataaggcggggctttagaGTTGCAACATTCTAGAAGCTTTCCCTAAAATTCCCAGGTTTTATAGAAATCCCACTTGGAAGATTCCTGGAAACAGGAGGAGATGAGCAGGACATCTGGagtcctccaaccaggatttctgggaaACCTGGGAATGTTGGGATCATTTTGCGACCCTGTGTTCAATCTACTCTCTCTGAAATGACTTTTCGCTGGTCAGTGAGTTCAAGGTATTGAcagtacagtcacagacagaagagagaggagaccagacagtacagtcacagacagaagagagaggagaccagacagtacagtcacagacagaagagagaggagaccagacagtacagtcacagacagaagagagaggagaccagacagtttcagagaggagaccagacagtacagtcacagacaggagaccagacagtacagtcagacagaagagagaggagaccagacagtacagtcacagacagaagagagaggagaccagacagtacagtcacagacagaagagagaggagaccagacagtacagtcacagacaggagtcacattacagtcacagacagaagagagaggagaccagacagtacagtcacagacagaggagaccagacagtacagtcacagacagaagagagaggagaccagacagtacagtcacagacagaagagagaggagaccagacagtacagtcacagacagaagagagagaggagaccagcagtacagtcacagacagaagagagaggagaccagacagtacagtcacagacagaagagagaggagaccagacagtacagtcacagacagaagagagaggagaccagacagtacagtttcagacagaagagagaggatcACAGACAGAATTGGagaccagacagtacagtcacagacagaagagagaggagaccagacatACAGTCACAGACAGAAGGTTTCAGccagacagtacagtcacagacagaagagagaggaggccagacagtacagtcacagaCAGGGATTGccagacagtacagtcacagacagaagacagaggagccagacagtacagtcacagacagaagagagaggagaccagacagtacagtcacagacagaagagagaggagaccagacagtacagtcacagaCAGTCTCAGAGGAGGccagacagtacagtcacagacacagaagagagaccagacagtacagtcacagacagaagagaggagaccagacagtacagtcacagacagaagagagaggagaccagacagtacagtcacagacagaagaccagacagtacagtcacagacagaagagaggagaccagacagtacagtcacagacagaagagagaggagaccagacagtacagtcacagacagaagagagaggagaccagacagtacagtcacagacagaagaccagacagtacagtcacagacagaagagaggagaccagacagtacagtcacagacagaagaccagacagtacagtcacagacagaagagagaggagaccagacagtacagtcgcagacagaagagagaggagaccagacagtacagtcacagacagaagagaggagaccagacagtacagtcacagacagaagagagaggagaccagacagtacagtcacagatagaagagagaggagaccagacagtacagtcacagacagaagaccagacagtacagtcacagacagagattaagaccagacagtacagtcacagacagaagagaggagaccagacagtacagtcacagacatcaaagagagaggagaccagacagtacagtcacagacagaagagagaggagaccagacagtacagtcacagacagaagaccagacagtacagtcacagacagaagagaggagaccagacagtacagtcagaCAGAAGACCAGATTTtacagtcacagacagaagagaggagaccagacagtacagtcacagacagagagagaggagaccagacagtacagtcacagacagaagagagaggagaccagacagtacagtcacagacagaagagagaggagaccagacagtacagtcacagacagaagagagaggagaccagacagtacagtcacagacagaagaccagacagtacagtcacagacagaagagaggagaccagacagtacagtcacagacagaagagagaggagaccagacagtacagtcacagacagaagagagaggagaccagacagtacagtcacagacagaagagagaggagaccagacagtacagtcacagacagaagaccagacagtacagtcacagacagaagagaggagaccagacagtacagtcacagacagaagaCCAGACAGTACAATCACAGACAGAagaccagacagtacagtcacagacagaagagaggagaccagacagtacagtcacagacagaagagagaggagaccagacagtacagtcacagacagaagagagaggagaccagacagtacagtcacagacagaagagagaggagaccagacagtacagtcgcagacagaagagagaggagaccagacagtacagtcgcagacagaagagagaggagaccagacagtacagtcgcagacagaagagagaggagaccagacagtacagtcgcagacagaagagagaggagaccagacagtacagtcgcagacagaagagagaggagaccagacagtacagtcgcagacagaagagagaggagaccagacagtacagtcgcagacagaagagagaggagaccagacagtacagtcacagacagaagagagaggagaccagacagtacagtcacagacagaagagagaggagaccagacagtacagtcgcagacagaagagagaggagaccagacagtacagtcgcagacagaagagagaggagaccagacagtacagtcgcagacagaagagagaggagaccagacagtacagtcgcagacagaagagagaggagaccagacagtacagtcgcagacagaagagagaggagaccagacagtacagtcacagacagaagagagaggagaccagacagtacagtcacagacagaagagagaggagaccagacagtacagtcacagacagaagagagaggagaccagacagtacagtcacagacagaagagagaggagaccagacagtacagtcacagacagaagtacagtcacagacagaagagaccagacagtacagtcacagacagaagagagaggagaccagacagtacagtcacagacagaagagagaggagaccagacagtacagtcacagacagaagagagaggagaccagacagtacagtcacagacagaagagagaggagaccagacagtacagtcacagacagaagagagaggagaccagacagtacagtcacagacagaagagagaggagaccagacagtacagtcacagacagaagagagaggagaccagacagtacagtcacagacagaagagagaggagaccagacagtacagtcacagacagaagagaggagaccagacagtacagtcacagacagagagagaggagaccagacagttacagtcacagacagaagagagaggagaccagacagtacagtcacagacagaagttagaggagaccagacagtacagtcacagaccgaagagagaggagaccagacagtacagtcacagacagaagagagaggagaccacacAGTACAGTCACAGCTGATTGGTTACATAATGACTGTGCTGTCAGAGAGCTGATTGGTTACATAATGACTGTGCTGTCAGAGAGCTGATTGGTTACATAATGACTGTGCTGTCAGAGAGCTGATTGGTTACATAATGACTGTGCTGTCAGAGAGCTGATTGGTTACATAATGACTGTGCTGTCAGAGAGCTGATTGGTTACATAATGACTGTGCTGTCAGAGAGCTGATTGGTTACATAATGACTGTGCTGTCAGAGAGCTGATTGGTTACATAATGACTGTGCTGTCAGAGAGCTGATTGGTTACATAATGACTGTGCTGTCAGAGAGCTGATTGGTTACATAATGACTGTGCTGACCCTCATTCAAACAGGATGAGTCTTGATTAAGACAGTCACACATTTAAAGATACTTATTCACGCAGACTAAACCTGATTAGAACCATTAAGTTATTAGGAGGACTGGTAAACAAACAAAACTACAATCTATTAGCACAATTAGTTTGAGTGACTTTGCCAGCTAACGAGGTAATTACTAGGCTAAGCtccgtcttttcagttcgctgcagctaacgACTTGAACGAGCTGCAAACAAACGCTCGAGCTGGACAGTCTTACTGACGGTTGTAGCTAACGACTTGAACGAGCTGCAAACAAACGCTCGAGCTGGGCAGTCTTTACTGACGGTTGCAGCTAACGACTTGAACGAGCTGCAAACAAACGCTCGAGCTGGACAGTCTTACTGACGGTTGCAGCTAACGACTTGAACGAGCTGCAAACTTctttgccctttgtgctgttgtctgggccCAATAATTACCACGGTTGCAGCTAACTGACTTGAACGAGCTGCAAACAAACGCATGAGCTGGACAGTCTTACTGACGGTTTGCTGCTTCATGCGTGATGCATTGTTGTTGTCTAACTGTCATgttttgccctttgtgctgttgtctgttttGCCCAATAATGCTGTGTTGCTGTCTCACGCTGTGTCATGttttgctgccatgctgtgttgtctttaggtctctctctaGGTcgtgtcgtgatgtgtgttttgtcctattttatattttaatcccagccccccgGTCCACGCAGGAGGCCGTCAATGTTAAcacaaatttgttcttaactagttaaataaaaggttacattAAAATAAAACGGTATATTGGGAATAGGTAGTACAGACAATTTGTTTAGGTACACACATAGGTCCCGTTCCATCTTATTCCCAAAatcttgaccagagccccatggggtcagagtcgaaagtagtgcactacatcgggAATAGAGTACCGTTTAGGAAGCAACATATATTAAGGAACCTCTatttccccccacctctctcccttctgtctcttcaGGTTACCCCTGTACTCCTCCCAGTTGTTCTTCTCAGACAGCTCCCCGGATATAAAGTCCTGGAGGTCGGGCCCGTCATCGGACAGCTCCTTCTTGCGGTCCTTCTGTGTCTGGGATGACCTGGCCGCTGTGGTCAGTCCGCTGACGGCGAACACCTGCACACGGACCGGATATTAATCTAACTACACATGA from Oncorhynchus keta strain PuntledgeMale-10-30-2019 unplaced genomic scaffold, Oket_V2 Un_contig_2103_pilon_pilon, whole genome shotgun sequence includes these protein-coding regions:
- the LOC118381785 gene encoding lipoyl synthase, mitochondrial, whose amino-acid sequence is MLVKVMALVKQSYFIAGRFSSNPRWLNPKCNQHVFAVSGLTTAARSSQTQKDRKKELSDDGPDLQDFISGELSEKNNWEEYRGNLKRQKGERLRLPRG